One segment of Cardiocondyla obscurior isolate alpha-2009 linkage group LG13, Cobs3.1, whole genome shotgun sequence DNA contains the following:
- the Med17 gene encoding mediator of RNA polymerase II transcription subunit 17 — protein sequence MKTIMAYSVNISVEAPIENQIQEITYDGQEIYQAPLTLSENLAKIAQKIDFSKTNGEEVKKEQAEGNEKTEEDTKDPASFQSSLWPWDSVRNKLRNALTEVCVLADVLAIAKEKHYMVLDPIPQESADVKPMIQVYARKKALAGAASVLMMGAERLRNCQAELARTRSTPDFHIELLRLRQNWRLKKVSNSIIGDLSYRTAGSKYTQTGMFEVTKAEEEERNSNSPPASPNTGSNMAGQSHGPLNSKASALRVTIPSELQGVAYIEVLCQKDQEDLCNANISLLNSSANNSNTDMHWQQKLEAAQNVLFCKELFSQLAREAVHLRAPIPHMVVGNQIMATVLPGIQLIIGLCHSTGSDKKPTAPPPHKTDHDHVLEHSLHQLLREVHYNNSNHPFPHPASGPLGPSKRRYVAGPTAADRYELLEMTKSQTLLEQIIQQAQHFFMRLRTEYVLDTIAKEVKDPLIVSHWNALNSPTQSCVKINILTHGYDSVCRTSMVVHVGEKSLKCVCRDGRVMHMSYEPQELRDLIFCQIYQHQISAVQALAKCMGWQFLANSSHLGLGSVEPLGNASSCILASPIGDRMIAVRCEPQTGVQVAIAHSPRKDFFPGQLVRERKWENLGGSFKEVRWDKMEGKNFLNKMELLMASLTSS from the exons ATGAAAACAATAATGGCGTATTCCGTGAACATTTCAGTAGAGGCACCGATTGAAAATCAAATACAGGAAATCACTTACGATGGCCAAGAAATTTATCAAGC ACCTCTCACTTTATCGGAAAACTTGGCGAAGATCGCTCAGAAGATTGACTTCAGTAAAACGAACGGTGAGGAGGTGAAAAAGGAGCAGGCAGAAGGTAACGAGAAAACTGAAGAAGATACAAAGGATCCTGCTTCATTTCAATCCTCTTTATGGCCGTGGGATAGCGTTAGGAATAAATTAAG GAATGCCTTGACAGAAGTATGTGTATTGGCTGATGTACTTGCAATAGCAAAGGAAAAGCATTATATGGTATTGGATCCAATACCTCAAGAATCAGCTGATGTAAAACCTATGATACAAGTATATGCTAGGAAAAAGGCATTGGCAGGTGCAGCATCAGTGCTCATGATGGGTGCTGAGAGACTGCGAAATTGTCAAGCTGAATTAGCCAGAACTAGATCTACTCCTGACTTTCACATTGAATTGTTAAGATTACGACAAAACTGGCGTCTGAAAAAAGTATCAAACTCTATCATTGGCGATCTTAGTTATCGAACTg CTGGCTCTAAGTATACGCAAACTGGCATGTTTGAAGTTACTAAAGCTgaagaagaggaaagaaatAGCAATAGTCCACCAGCATCTCCTAATACTGGTAGCAATATGGCTGGACAGTCTCACGGCCCTTTAAATTCAAAAGCATCCGCCTTGCGCGTAACTATACCTAGCGAGTTGCAGGGCGTTGCGTACATTGAAGTATTATGTCAGAAAG atcaAGAAGATTTATGCAATGCAAATATAAGTTTGCTCAACAGCAGtgcaaataattcaaatactGATATGCATTGGCAGCAAAAGTTAGAGGCTGCACAAAATGTACTGTTTTGCAAGGAACTGTTTAGTCAATTAGCACGGGAGGCTGTACATTTACGTGCTCCGATACCTCATATGGTTGTCGGAAATCAAATAATGGCTACG GTACTCCCAggaattcaattaataattggcTTGTGCCACAGCACAGGTAGCGATAAGAAACCTACAGCCCCACCACCACACAAAACGGACCATGATCATGTGTTGGAACACTCTCTGCATCAACTTTTACGCGAAgtacattataataatagtaatcaTCCGTTTCCTCACCCTGCCTCAGGACCTCTTGGACCTAGTAAACGCAGATATGTAGCTGGCCCTACCGCCGCCGACAGATATGAACTTTTAGAAATGACGAAGAGTCAAACGCTACTAGAACAAATTATTCAACAAGCGCAACATTTTTTCATGCGTTTGCGCACAGAATATGTATTAGATACGATAGCGAAGGAGGTGAAAGATCCACTTATCGTTTCGCATTGGAATGCTTTAAATTCGCCAACGCAATcttgtgtaaaaataaatatcttgaCGCATGGATACGACAGCGTGTGTCGAACGTCGATGGTTGTACACGTTGGTGAAAAATCATTAAAGTGTGTATGTCGCGACGGTAGAGTCATGCACATGAGTTACGAGCCTCAGGAGTTGAGGGATTTAATTTTCTGTCAG ATTTATCAGCATCAAATAAGTGCAGTACAAGCTCTAGCTAAGTGTATGGGCTGGCAGTTTTTGGCAAACAGCTCACATCTTGGTCTAGGTTCGGTCGAACCTCTAGGAAACGCTAGTAGCTGTATTCTAGCTTCGCCGATCGGTGAtag AATGATAGCCGTACGTTGCGAACCACAAACAGGTGTACAAGTCGCCATTGCTCATTCTCCTCGTAAGGACTTCTTCCCCGGTCAGCTTGTTCGAGAAAGGAAATGGGAGAACCTAGGAGGTTCCTTCAAAGAAGTCAGGTGGGACAAGATGGAaggaaaaaattttctcaataAAATGGAGCTACTTATGGCTTCTTTAACAAGTTCTTAA
- the Aph-1 gene encoding gamma-secretase subunit Aph-1, translating to MTIMDFFGCACLAFGPPLAMFTFTVAAEPIRIIILIASAFFWLISLLLSSVLWYAVVPLQEHLAFGLVFSVLFQEGFRYLLYWVLRKAERGLEKVTTTHVADSRHVFAYVCGLGFGFMSGAFALVNVLADAAGPGTMGLRQGTEYFFIISAATTLCFILLHTFWGVIFFSALDKKNWGQIVWVVGSHLVVSCMTLLNRYQAYAASLLSAYIVLVVTATLAFKIAGGQTQSLILCFRRN from the exons ATGACCATTATGGACTTTTTCGGTTGTGCCTGTCTGGCTTTCGGCCCGCCACTAGCCATGTTTACGTTCACCGTTGCCGCCGAGCCCATCAGAATAATCATACTGATCGCCAGTGCTTTCTTCTGGCTTATTTCCTTGCTGTTGTCGTCGGTGCTCTGGTACGCCGTCGTACCCCTGCAGGAACACCTCGCGTTTGGCCTGGTCTTCTCGGTATTGTTCCAAGAAGGTTTTAG GTATCTATTGTACTGGGTGCTGCGTAAAGCTGAAAGAGGCCTGGAGAAAGTTACAACGACCCATGTAGCCGACAGCAGACACGTATTCGCTTACGTTTGCGGCTTAGGTTTTGGCTTCATGAGCGGTGCCTTTGCTTTAGTCAATGTCCTAGCTGATGCAGCTGGGCCTGGTACAATGGGGCTTCGCCAGGGTACCGAGTACTTCTTCATAATATCAGCTGCCACCACTCTGTGTTTCATCCTCCTGCATACGTTCTGGGGCGTCATCTTCTTCTCGGCTCTAGATAAGAAAAATTGGGGACAGATCGTCTGGGTGGTCGGGTCGCATCTGGTTGTCTCGTGCATGACTTTGCTCAATCGTTATCAGGCATATGCGGCCAGTCTGTTGTCTGCTTACATAGTACTGGTGGTAACGGCCACTCTTGCATTCAAGATTGCCGGTGGTCAGACGCAGTCTTTGATTCTCTGTTTCCGAAGGAACTGA
- the Lamtor1 gene encoding ragulator complex protein LAMTOR1 — MGCCYSFCKEDSGPQSGEANERTHLLVDPVSNNTNILTVHSDDYVNQYASSVPKKTDEQSALNRILHETAANVIDVGALDTHNLEQHEYMDRSRAYSKRIESGRVKLPETASCLLKDIPAPERILAADPLATEDQELITEMLNKAVTALSDVKVEHKEDLVVPFLS, encoded by the exons ATGGGGTGCTGCTACAGTTTCTGCAAGGAGGACAGCGGGCCGCAG AGTGGAGAAGCCAACGAGAGAACACATCTACTTGTGGACCCTGTCagtaataatacaaatatactAACTGTTCATAG TGACGATTACGTTAACCAATATGCAAGTTCTGTGCCTAAGAAGACAGACGAGCAGAGTGCATTGAATAGAATTTTACATGAAACCGCAGC CAATGTTATAGATGTGGGCGCCTTAGACACCCATAATCTAGAACAGCATGAATACATGGACAGATCGCGTGCGTACTCAAAGAGGATAGAATCGGGTAGAGTCAAGCTACCCGAGACTGCGTCTTGCCTACTTAAAGATATACCTGCTCCAGAACGGATATTAGCTGCCGATCCACTTGCTACTGAAGATCAAGAACTG ATTACAGAAATGCTCAACAAGGCTGTGACGGCATTAAGTGACGTAAAAGTCGAACATAAAGAAGATTTGGTGGTCCCATTTTTATCGTGA